Within Epilithonimonas zeae, the genomic segment TCGTCTGAAGCACTTTGTTTGGAGAAATAACTTCCAGCTAAGATTTTATAGTTTGGTCTTAGGGAAGCATCGGTTTCTACTTTTAGATTTCTGAAGTTACCTCTGAATTCTGTAGCAATTTTTCTTGCTTCATCATTACTTTTTACAATTACCACCTGGATTTTGAAACCCATAATTTTTGGATTCTTTCTGCAAATCTCAGCATTTGTGAGTTCCCTACTCGCTACAAGAACTTTTGTCGGAGTTTTTGTAGGAGCGCCCACATTACGGTCGCATTTGTCCTCTATCTTTTCCAAAGCATCATTTACACGTTCATCCAGTGAGAAAGAAAGTTCAGTTCCCGATAAAGTATCCTTTTTTACAACATATTGAGCATCAATTTGGTAAAAACAAAATAGAGCTGAGAAGATGAAAAGCTTAAACAGATGGTTCATTTAAAAATTATTTTTTACAAATTTAGAATAAATTGAATGAAACGCAAACTCTCTTATTTAGAACGTTTACAAATTAATTAGAATTGACAAAAACCATCCGATAAGGTCGTCTTAATTTTTGTTAAAGTGCTATTTTTGCGGAATTGAATGTAAACTCAATAAATTTTACTAACCCAAGATTATATAAATGATTAGTTGGAGAAAGCATTACAAAAAGGGTCTGATAGCAATTGGTCTATTGTTGTCAA encodes:
- a CDS encoding SPOR domain-containing protein, which codes for MNHLFKLFIFSALFCFYQIDAQYVVKKDTLSGTELSFSLDERVNDALEKIEDKCDRNVGAPTKTPTKVLVASRELTNAEICRKNPKIMGFKIQVVIVKSNDEARKIATEFRGNFRNLKVETDASLRPNYKILAGSYFSKQSASDDLRNISKIYPSARVIPYAVFCVEAK